A window of Haliscomenobacter hydrossis DSM 1100 contains these coding sequences:
- a CDS encoding NAD-dependent succinate-semialdehyde dehydrogenase — translation MMNSALIESLTGKDWGLLIKGQSKASSDQSWHTVFSPATGKPIARVAAATPKDVDEAVQHAKTAFTSWSALPGAEREKIIRKATAHVRTQADHIGGLMALEQGKPFAQSRGEVTSSCDLIDYYAAEAVRVEGYVNSTEKNNLYSWVIYQPVGVCGLITPWNYPVSLLSWKLGPALATGCTVVVKPTEVTPLSPLAFCQALIEGGIPAGVINVVMGSGAVGAALVEHPAVAKVAMTGSTHTGKKIMAAVAGQLKKVSLELGGHCPAIVCADADIDNAAEIIAYKGFRNMGQSCSSVNRVYAHASIHDELIEKICAKAEKMSIGDGVIEGNCDLGPMTTAETLQKVERHVADALAKGAQLHTGGAKPAGDQYQTGHYYTPTVLSKVNRDMLVMYEETFGPVVPVDSFDHINEAIHKANDSTFGLCAYLFTRDFATTMQVSQALESGTVCVNNGAVNTAYAPYEGWKDSGFGFELSRKAIFEYLKTKHVKVGF, via the coding sequence ATGATGAACAGCGCATTAATCGAATCCTTGACGGGCAAAGACTGGGGGCTTTTGATCAAAGGACAAAGCAAGGCATCCTCCGACCAGAGCTGGCATACCGTCTTTTCCCCCGCAACCGGTAAACCCATTGCCCGCGTCGCCGCAGCTACCCCCAAAGATGTGGACGAAGCCGTACAACATGCCAAAACTGCCTTTACATCATGGTCGGCCCTCCCCGGAGCAGAGCGTGAAAAAATCATCCGCAAAGCTACTGCTCACGTCCGTACTCAAGCTGACCACATCGGTGGCTTGATGGCGCTGGAACAAGGCAAACCCTTTGCCCAATCCCGAGGCGAGGTCACTTCCTCCTGTGATTTGATCGACTATTACGCTGCTGAAGCCGTGCGGGTAGAAGGCTACGTCAACAGTACTGAAAAGAATAACCTCTATTCCTGGGTCATCTATCAGCCAGTAGGTGTATGTGGCCTGATCACCCCCTGGAACTATCCGGTGAGTTTGCTCAGCTGGAAACTGGGTCCTGCTCTCGCTACGGGCTGTACCGTAGTGGTCAAACCCACTGAAGTTACGCCACTTTCACCGCTGGCGTTTTGTCAGGCGCTGATTGAGGGAGGAATTCCGGCTGGAGTCATCAATGTGGTGATGGGATCTGGAGCGGTAGGTGCCGCCCTGGTTGAGCACCCTGCCGTAGCCAAAGTGGCCATGACGGGATCAACCCATACGGGCAAAAAAATCATGGCTGCTGTAGCTGGTCAATTGAAAAAAGTGTCCCTGGAATTGGGCGGACATTGCCCCGCCATCGTATGCGCCGACGCTGATATCGACAACGCCGCCGAAATCATTGCTTACAAAGGTTTTCGCAACATGGGGCAGTCGTGCAGCAGCGTCAATCGGGTGTATGCTCATGCTTCCATTCACGATGAATTGATTGAAAAAATCTGTGCCAAAGCCGAAAAAATGAGCATCGGCGACGGGGTGATTGAGGGCAATTGCGACCTGGGCCCCATGACTACTGCCGAAACCTTACAAAAGGTAGAACGCCACGTGGCCGACGCCCTAGCCAAAGGTGCTCAGTTGCACACCGGAGGAGCAAAGCCAGCAGGAGATCAATACCAAACTGGCCACTATTACACCCCCACCGTACTCAGTAAGGTCAACCGGGATATGCTGGTGATGTACGAAGAAACCTTTGGCCCGGTAGTCCCCGTTGATTCTTTTGATCACATCAATGAAGCCATCCACAAAGCCAACGACAGTACTTTCGGCCTTTGTGCCTACTTGTTTACCCGTGATTTTGCCACCACCATGCAAGTCAGTCAGGCGCTTGAATCGGGCACGGTTTGTGTCAACAATGGCGCGGTGAATACGGCTTACGCACCCTACGAAGGTTGGAAAGACAGCGGCTTCGGCTTTGAATTGTCCCGCAAAGCAATCTTTGAATATTTGAAAACCAAACATGTTAAAGTAGGGTTTTAG
- a CDS encoding class II fructose-bisphosphate aldolase: MLLSPTQSRQLLNHAFEHGYAILAVNADSHAAVSDCLEAALMADAPIIIETSLWQIKSHSYGLGDPILGVARYLADLMILANSKRYRHIPVIYHTDHIKGPETMGILKAAIQGIESGIHGQNLRLTASTISLDASDMSEEENIAHMLQLCQFATEAGVDVTLEMESAVDDRITPAEETEKLIGAVEAQFPGKIALWAPGVGTQHGFTSDDGYAGFQTKTIEDNVRLLQQIAGRNIGIALHGSTGLPNEKLSAAAKCGVTKVNWSSESLYLRSMAAKQYYQLFADKLERKHPEWKNTAMDNGVATFVSAVYVPRVVERMMVLGGEGMAGRFPLFV, from the coding sequence ATGTTGCTCTCCCCAACCCAATCCCGCCAACTGCTCAACCATGCTTTCGAACACGGTTACGCCATCCTCGCCGTCAACGCCGATAGCCACGCTGCCGTAAGCGACTGCCTGGAAGCTGCATTGATGGCCGATGCCCCCATCATCATCGAAACCAGCCTTTGGCAAATCAAAAGCCACAGCTATGGCTTGGGTGACCCCATTTTGGGCGTGGCCCGCTACCTCGCCGACCTCATGATATTGGCCAACAGCAAACGTTACCGCCACATCCCGGTCATTTACCATACCGATCACATCAAAGGCCCCGAGACGATGGGTATCCTCAAAGCAGCGATTCAGGGCATTGAAAGCGGGATTCATGGGCAAAACCTCCGGCTTACTGCCTCCACCATCTCCCTGGATGCCTCGGATATGTCGGAGGAGGAAAACATCGCGCACATGTTGCAATTGTGCCAGTTTGCCACGGAAGCAGGCGTGGATGTTACCCTGGAAATGGAGTCGGCTGTAGATGACCGCATCACCCCCGCTGAAGAGACTGAAAAGTTGATTGGTGCCGTGGAAGCGCAGTTCCCCGGCAAAATTGCCTTGTGGGCACCGGGCGTGGGCACGCAGCACGGCTTTACATCTGATGACGGTTACGCAGGGTTTCAAACCAAAACCATCGAGGATAACGTACGGCTCTTGCAACAAATCGCCGGAAGGAACATCGGCATCGCTTTGCATGGTTCCACTGGCCTGCCCAATGAAAAATTGAGCGCTGCTGCCAAATGTGGAGTGACCAAGGTCAATTGGTCCTCGGAATCACTGTACCTGCGCTCCATGGCGGCCAAACAGTATTACCAGCTGTTCGCCGACAAATTGGAACGCAAACATCCGGAGTGGAAAAATACGGCAATGGACAATGGGGTGGCTACGTTTGTATCTGCGGTGTACGTACCGAGGGTGGTGGAGCGGATGATGGTTTTAGGGGGCGAGGGAATGGCAGGGCGGTTCCCATTATTTGTTTAA
- a CDS encoding DUF4174 domain-containing protein, whose protein sequence is MKILTPLMIGTLVFLLGLPADVLLGQVLAKYQWKNRLLLLFAPNSGDTALNRQLTLMQEYEASLNERDVKILVIFPTGSKDCAAEDCQGLYNDYQIDPHTFSALLIGKDGTEKLRSKTAISPTALFSVIDAMPMRREELTRKSKPKGG, encoded by the coding sequence ATGAAAATTTTAACACCATTGATGATTGGCACACTTGTATTCCTGTTGGGTTTACCCGCGGATGTATTATTGGGTCAGGTCCTGGCAAAATACCAGTGGAAAAATCGTTTATTGCTATTGTTTGCGCCCAATTCAGGTGATACTGCCCTAAATCGCCAACTGACCTTAATGCAGGAGTACGAAGCTTCTTTAAATGAGCGTGACGTTAAGATTTTAGTGATCTTTCCCACCGGTTCAAAAGATTGTGCTGCTGAGGATTGTCAAGGCTTATACAATGACTATCAAATCGATCCCCATACATTTAGTGCTTTATTGATTGGTAAAGACGGAACGGAAAAGCTACGCAGTAAAACAGCAATTTCCCCAACTGCTCTTTTCAGTGTGATTGATGCCATGCCGATGCGCAGGGAAGAATTAACACGAAAAAGCAAGCCAAAAGGAGGGTAA